A genome region from Candidatus Zixiibacteriota bacterium includes the following:
- a CDS encoding M20/M25/M40 family metallo-hydrolase produces MKKTLIISCFILMVVAISARAGDLYLLEIDSQSSLDHIRGMIDHAYGVIDGRFLIELTAGQAGHLKQAGIGIELIAADFDHERYYRVDKLYPEIAIVPLVLKTAYSKGDSHILELNRPEIDILQRSGYMVRKITDRETPLFYNPPLVGLPALPDYPSDSLADLINQDSLYNYTTRLETFQTRFILSSGNVQARNWIKNKFQSFGYTNVSLQNFGITVDRYDYDLVDYPCYNVICYKPGSQKPDKLIVVGAHYDSINLDREDAGMTFAPGADDNATGTAAVLELARIFKNVETAYSMMFVAFSAEEWGLFGSEYLASMMNDDGSDVVLMLNFDMLGHVTYNPDVVKFYCGWADAYYDAFSAAAGRVAGLTSVNEGDICSSDDASFYDYGFSSLCSHEYDFNYNLHTDNDVSSILDFNYMNKLVRTAAAGLGVTDNSPEPVEFQILDIGDGQSLRLVIDNCQGDYTYRVAYAINWYDGLADTVDVSPGDCYFDLTGLQTGKGYPIGIIGQPSSGNPPLGMRVLIGRPNLIPSIPRDFTLVSDSSNMTLTWRPNQEIDFDHYRIIRKAGTEDWAEFEPEYFDTVLVDNDLTPYTRYSYIIFAVDNDLHQSDSSDIVSGILTTFDRGILMVEETQTGGNNPTENQQTVFYNRMFDEFDYYRQPIDTLTDTLSGGLAGQFNPIFWVDDDNTMKLLSGSLDTLEWYFGYETDFLLAGWGTIFAITGHSYFYSGDFYYDHFGISYIAQNILPDFTGATGVDGWPDLTVRNEEHYLGILPNIDIFTAAPGAEVIYTFDSYSGNPFYGNKPVGIAFDTHHGKRVILGFPLYYLTEESAQALVVRVMEYFAEETVLYGDVNGDWSVNILDVTYLINYLYRDGAQPPDMNNADPNGSCAVNILDATYLISYLYRSGPSPVAGCVE; encoded by the coding sequence ATGAAAAAGACATTGATAATTTCTTGTTTTATTCTAATGGTCGTGGCCATATCGGCCAGGGCCGGTGATTTGTATCTGCTCGAAATTGACAGTCAATCCTCTCTGGACCATATCAGGGGGATGATTGACCATGCCTATGGAGTAATCGACGGCCGTTTTCTGATCGAACTCACCGCTGGTCAGGCAGGCCATCTGAAACAGGCCGGGATCGGGATTGAATTGATCGCGGCCGATTTCGATCATGAACGGTACTACCGGGTCGACAAGCTGTATCCTGAAATAGCAATCGTTCCGCTTGTCCTCAAGACCGCATATTCCAAGGGCGACAGCCATATTCTGGAGTTGAACCGGCCGGAAATTGATATTCTTCAGAGGTCGGGCTACATGGTTAGAAAAATAACCGACCGGGAGACTCCCCTGTTTTACAATCCGCCGCTGGTGGGTCTTCCCGCCCTGCCCGATTACCCGTCGGATTCACTGGCCGATTTAATCAACCAGGATTCGCTTTACAACTATACCACCCGTCTGGAGACTTTTCAGACCCGTTTTATTTTAAGCAGCGGGAATGTTCAGGCTCGAAATTGGATTAAAAACAAATTCCAATCGTTCGGGTACACCAATGTCAGTTTGCAAAATTTCGGGATAACGGTGGACCGGTATGATTACGATCTGGTGGATTATCCCTGTTACAACGTGATCTGCTATAAACCCGGAAGTCAGAAACCGGATAAGCTGATTGTTGTCGGGGCCCATTACGATTCAATCAACCTTGACCGGGAAGATGCCGGAATGACATTCGCACCGGGGGCCGATGATAATGCCACCGGGACGGCGGCGGTTCTGGAACTGGCACGAATTTTCAAGAATGTGGAAACGGCCTATTCAATGATGTTCGTGGCCTTTTCGGCCGAGGAGTGGGGGTTGTTCGGTTCGGAATATCTGGCTTCGATGATGAATGATGACGGGTCCGATGTGGTTCTGATGCTCAATTTCGATATGCTCGGTCATGTTACCTACAATCCCGATGTCGTCAAGTTTTACTGCGGCTGGGCCGACGCCTACTATGATGCTTTCTCGGCCGCCGCGGGGCGGGTGGCCGGGTTGACTTCCGTTAATGAAGGGGATATTTGTTCCTCGGATGATGCATCGTTTTATGATTACGGCTTCAGTTCCCTGTGCTCTCATGAGTACGATTTCAACTACAATCTTCACACTGATAATGATGTCTCTTCCATTCTCGATTTCAATTATATGAACAAACTGGTTCGGACCGCCGCGGCCGGATTGGGGGTGACCGACAATTCTCCCGAACCGGTGGAGTTTCAAATTCTCGATATCGGCGACGGCCAGTCTTTACGGCTGGTGATTGATAACTGCCAGGGTGACTATACGTACCGGGTGGCGTACGCAATCAACTGGTACGATGGACTGGCGGATACTGTCGATGTGTCGCCGGGCGACTGCTATTTTGATCTTACCGGTCTGCAGACCGGCAAAGGCTATCCCATCGGAATTATAGGCCAACCATCGTCGGGAAACCCGCCTCTGGGTATGCGGGTTCTGATTGGCCGCCCCAACTTAATTCCGAGCATACCGCGCGATTTTACCCTGGTGTCCGATTCGAGCAATATGACTCTGACCTGGCGGCCCAACCAGGAGATTGATTTCGACCATTACCGGATTATCCGCAAAGCGGGCACCGAGGATTGGGCTGAATTCGAACCTGAGTATTTCGATACGGTCTTGGTCGATAACGATTTGACTCCGTACACCAGGTATTCATATATTATTTTTGCGGTGGACAATGATCTTCATCAATCAGACAGCTCGGACATTGTCAGCGGTATTTTGACCACCTTTGACCGGGGTATTCTGATGGTCGAGGAAACCCAGACGGGCGGCAACAATCCCACTGAAAACCAGCAGACGGTATTTTACAATAGGATGTTCGATGAGTTCGATTACTACCGCCAGCCAATTGATACCCTGACCGATACCTTAAGCGGCGGTCTGGCCGGGCAATTCAACCCGATATTCTGGGTCGATGACGATAATACCATGAAACTGCTGAGCGGTTCGCTCGATACGCTGGAATGGTATTTTGGCTACGAAACCGATTTTCTTCTGGCCGGATGGGGCACGATTTTTGCCATCACCGGTCACAGCTATTTCTATTCCGGCGATTTCTATTATGACCATTTCGGGATTTCCTATATCGCCCAGAATATCCTGCCCGATTTTACCGGCGCTACCGGGGTGGATGGATGGCCCGATCTGACAGTCAGGAACGAAGAGCATTATCTGGGGATACTGCCCAATATCGATATTTTCACGGCCGCTCCCGGGGCCGAGGTTATTTACACTTTCGATTCCTATTCGGGAAACCCCTTTTACGGCAATAAACCGGTCGGGATCGCGTTCGATACCCATCACGGCAAACGGGTTATTCTCGGTTTTCCGCTGTACTACCTGACTGAGGAGTCGGCGCAGGCGCTGGTGGTCAGGGTAATGGAATATTTCGCCGAGGAAACGGTGCTGTACGGCGATGTCAATGGGGATTGGTCGGTGAATATTCTCGATGTAACATATCTTATAAATTATTTATACCGGGACGGCGCTCAGCCGCCGGATATGAATAATGCCGATCCCAACGGCAGTTGCGCCGTGAATATCCTCGACGCCACTTATCTCATAAGTTATCTCTATCGGAGTGGGCCGTCGCCGGTAGCGGGATGCGTGGAATAA
- a CDS encoding arsenate reductase ArsC, which yields MSEKKLKILFLCTGNSCRSQMAEGWTRYLKGDLIEPYSAGIKAHGLDHKAVRVMAEAGIDISGQHSKNISELPDIDFDYVITVCDHAAESCPVFPGRAKVIHRGFDDPPRLARAAENEQEALNHYYRVRDEIKIFVQKLPGSLIS from the coding sequence ATGAGTGAAAAAAAACTGAAAATACTTTTTCTCTGCACCGGTAATTCCTGCCGCTCCCAGATGGCCGAGGGTTGGACCCGCTATCTCAAGGGAGACCTGATCGAACCATATTCGGCCGGGATCAAGGCCCACGGCCTTGATCATAAGGCCGTTAGGGTGATGGCCGAAGCCGGGATCGATATTTCGGGGCAACACTCTAAAAATATTTCCGAACTGCCCGACATTGATTTCGATTATGTCATCACCGTATGCGATCATGCGGCCGAATCATGCCCTGTCTTTCCGGGAAGGGCAAAAGTGATTCACCGTGGTTTCGATGATCCCCCGCGCCTGGCCCGCGCGGCGGAGAACGAACAGGAGGCGCTTAATCATTACTATCGAGTGCGTGATGAAATAAAGATTTTTGTGCAGAAATTACCCGGAAGCCTCATATCATAA
- a CDS encoding sulfite exporter TauE/SafE family protein: MDSFLLGAISAIWLGILTSISPCPLTTNIAAVSFLGKQVSDPKRVFQSGLTYVLGRMLAYLALGLIIIKSLMSIPDLAYFLQQNINQVLGPVLIITGIFLLGIIHVGFPGSGFGRDLDKHISRSGIWGAGLLGIIFALSFCPVSAAIFFGSLIPLSLKHNSSVVIPFLYGLGTGLPVILFAFLISLGSGMVGRIFDKLTRFEKWARRITGIIFILAGIYYTVIYIFGTAL, translated from the coding sequence ATGGATTCCTTTCTGCTGGGAGCGATCAGTGCGATCTGGCTGGGGATTTTGACATCGATCAGTCCCTGCCCGCTGACCACCAATATTGCGGCCGTGTCTTTTCTGGGGAAACAAGTATCCGATCCGAAGCGCGTGTTCCAATCGGGTTTGACTTATGTTTTGGGACGGATGTTGGCCTATCTGGCATTGGGACTGATAATAATAAAAAGCTTGATGTCCATTCCCGATTTGGCCTATTTCCTGCAACAGAATATTAACCAGGTCCTCGGTCCGGTTTTGATTATTACCGGAATCTTCCTTCTGGGAATAATTCATGTCGGATTTCCCGGATCAGGATTCGGCCGCGACCTCGATAAGCATATCTCCCGTTCCGGCATATGGGGCGCGGGTCTGCTGGGAATAATATTCGCGCTGTCTTTCTGCCCCGTGTCAGCGGCCATTTTTTTCGGAAGCCTGATTCCTCTATCATTAAAACATAATTCCAGTGTGGTCATCCCCTTTCTCTATGGACTGGGAACGGGATTACCGGTGATCTTATTTGCCTTTCTCATATCGCTGGGCTCGGGAATGGTTGGTCGAATTTTCGATAAATTGACTCGTTTCGAAAAATGGGCCCGGCGAATTACCGGGATAATTTTCATCCTGGCCGGGATTTATTATACCGTGATTTACATTTTCGGAACAGCCCTTTAG
- a CDS encoding TM0996/MTH895 family glutaredoxin-like protein has translation MKTIEILGTGCPKCKKLEEQTRQAALELGMECNILKVADIMKITAYGVMMTPALVVDGTVVAVGKIPSLDEIKRLISG, from the coding sequence ATGAAAACCATTGAAATTCTCGGGACCGGCTGCCCCAAATGCAAAAAACTGGAGGAGCAGACTCGGCAGGCCGCCCTGGAACTGGGGATGGAATGCAATATCCTCAAAGTGGCCGATATCATGAAAATAACCGCCTACGGAGTAATGATGACCCCCGCTCTGGTGGTCGATGGAACCGTTGTAGCCGTCGGCAAAATCCCATCGTTGGATGAAATCAAGAGACTTATCTCAGGATAA
- a CDS encoding permease, producing MELRKELGRLTLTIVTFLVFFYFPVESLPFDNAVSEALALARWYAREHVILCLVPAFFIAGAIAVFISQAAVMKYLGAKANKILSYGVASISGSILAVCSCTVLPLFAGIYRMGAGLGPATAFLYAGPAINVLAIILTARVLGLELGIARAAGAVIFSIVIGLIMHLIFIREETDKVKAQMVLPDSEVSRPLWKNILYFAAMVAILIFANWGKPDTGPGFWAAVYALKWYITALVSLFFGLILILWFNIKWSYILATALATMALALIFPHHPPIAFGVAVIGLSVITARGKDETGEWFNQSWGFARQILPLLLAGVLVAGLLLGRPGHEGLIPSEWISRAVGGNSFWANLFASVVGAVMYFATLTEIPILQGLIGAGMGKGPALALLLAGPALSLPNMLVIKSIMGLRKTVVFVALVIIMACLSGYLYGLLF from the coding sequence ATGGAATTACGGAAAGAACTGGGGCGGTTGACCCTGACCATCGTGACCTTTCTGGTCTTTTTCTATTTTCCGGTTGAGTCGCTTCCTTTCGATAACGCCGTCTCTGAAGCGTTGGCTCTGGCCCGATGGTATGCCAGGGAACATGTCATTTTGTGCCTGGTCCCCGCCTTTTTTATTGCCGGTGCGATAGCGGTTTTTATCAGTCAGGCCGCCGTTATGAAATACCTGGGGGCAAAAGCCAACAAGATCTTATCCTATGGGGTCGCCTCGATTTCAGGATCGATTTTGGCCGTCTGCTCCTGTACCGTCCTGCCATTGTTCGCCGGCATCTACCGCATGGGGGCCGGGCTGGGACCGGCGACGGCCTTCCTCTATGCCGGTCCGGCCATCAATGTTCTGGCGATTATCCTGACCGCCCGGGTTCTGGGACTGGAGCTGGGAATAGCCCGGGCTGCCGGAGCGGTTATTTTCAGTATCGTTATAGGCCTTATCATGCACCTGATTTTTATCCGCGAGGAAACCGATAAGGTGAAAGCACAAATGGTTCTGCCCGATTCCGAAGTCAGCCGTCCCCTGTGGAAGAATATCCTGTATTTCGCCGCCATGGTGGCCATCCTGATTTTTGCCAATTGGGGCAAACCCGATACCGGACCCGGCTTCTGGGCCGCTGTATATGCGCTGAAGTGGTATATCACGGCCCTGGTTTCTCTATTCTTCGGTCTGATTCTGATTCTTTGGTTCAATATCAAATGGTCTTATATTCTGGCTACGGCTCTTGCGACAATGGCCCTGGCCCTGATTTTTCCTCATCATCCCCCAATAGCTTTCGGCGTGGCCGTAATCGGGCTGTCGGTTATTACCGCCCGTGGTAAAGACGAGACGGGGGAGTGGTTCAATCAAAGCTGGGGATTCGCCCGGCAAATTCTGCCATTATTATTGGCCGGGGTTCTGGTGGCCGGATTACTACTGGGTCGGCCGGGTCATGAGGGATTGATTCCCTCCGAATGGATAAGCCGGGCGGTCGGGGGAAATTCCTTTTGGGCCAACCTGTTTGCTTCGGTCGTAGGGGCTGTTATGTATTTTGCCACCCTGACCGAAATCCCTATTTTGCAGGGGCTGATCGGGGCCGGTATGGGTAAAGGCCCGGCCCTGGCTTTGCTTCTGGCGGGTCCCGCTTTATCTCTGCCCAATATGCTCGTTATCAAATCGATTATGGGTCTCAGGAAAACAGTCGTTTTTGTCGCACTGGTGATAATTATGGCCTGTCTCTCTGGATACCTTTACGGATTGCTTTTCTAA
- a CDS encoding winged helix-turn-helix transcriptional regulator, whose protein sequence is MDSKTRALFEARANIIKAMAHPTRLFMVDILSGGKKCVRELTELVGHDMSTVSKHLAILKNAGIVRDERQGQQIYYHLKIPCVLNFFKCVETVIETTAREQLHVIE, encoded by the coding sequence TTGGATTCGAAAACCAGAGCCTTATTTGAGGCGCGGGCCAATATCATCAAGGCTATGGCCCACCCAACCCGGCTGTTTATGGTCGATATTCTCTCCGGCGGAAAAAAATGTGTCCGTGAACTGACTGAGCTGGTCGGCCATGATATGTCGACCGTTTCGAAACATCTGGCGATTCTTAAAAACGCCGGTATTGTCCGCGATGAGCGCCAGGGTCAGCAGATTTATTATCACCTTAAGATCCCCTGTGTCCTGAATTTCTTTAAATGTGTCGAAACCGTCATCGAAACGACAGCCCGTGAACAATTACATGTGATTGAATAA
- a CDS encoding prepilin-type N-terminal cleavage/methylation domain-containing protein — protein MAELKMFRHQSRNERGFTLIELVIIIIILGILAAVAIPKLFSVTQEAETAAVSTMVSSLESALSMYAAKQYMNGNSLAVHNPFDDLSNVPSNYNGVQDPVTAVNTPDGTWSYRPTGNWIMYNPKSPITGGWLNGGERFIIYQIQPVLDGTDTVGIRLNTTSSYQYSWQ, from the coding sequence ATGGCGGAGTTGAAAATGTTCAGACATCAGAGTCGCAACGAGAGGGGCTTCACGTTAATCGAACTGGTAATTATTATCATCATCCTGGGAATTCTGGCCGCAGTCGCCATTCCGAAATTGTTTTCGGTAACCCAGGAAGCCGAAACCGCCGCGGTCTCAACCATGGTATCCAGTCTGGAATCAGCTTTATCGATGTATGCCGCCAAGCAGTATATGAACGGTAATTCCCTGGCGGTTCATAATCCGTTTGATGACCTGTCTAATGTTCCCAGCAATTATAATGGTGTACAGGATCCGGTGACGGCAGTCAATACGCCCGATGGAACCTGGTCTTATCGGCCGACGGGCAACTGGATTATGTACAATCCCAAGTCTCCGATCACCGGCGGCTGGCTTAATGGGGGTGAAAGGTTTATCATTTACCAGATCCAGCCGGTTCTTGACGGGACCGACACGGTTGGGATTCGGCTGAATACCACCTCCTCATACCAGTATTCCTGGCAATAA
- the tsaA gene encoding tRNA (N6-threonylcarbamoyladenosine(37)-N6)-methyltransferase TrmO: protein METQKIEYNPIGIIHTPFKKAGGVPIQPRRGHDIMGTVEVFPEYREALDDLDGFSHIILIYHLHLSQGFKLKVIPFLDDQLRGLFATRAPRRPNPIGLSVIRLDKIEKTTLHIRDLDIIDGTPLLDIKPYVPDFESDDKYRIGWLTGKVQRYDRADADNRFEDNE from the coding sequence ATGGAAACACAAAAAATCGAATATAATCCGATCGGTATTATTCACACCCCGTTTAAGAAAGCCGGGGGAGTCCCGATCCAACCGCGCCGAGGTCACGATATTATGGGAACCGTGGAAGTTTTCCCGGAATACCGCGAGGCTCTCGATGATCTCGATGGTTTTTCGCATATCATTCTGATTTATCACTTGCATCTTTCGCAGGGTTTTAAATTAAAAGTAATCCCTTTCCTTGATGATCAACTCCGCGGATTGTTCGCCACCCGGGCCCCGCGCCGTCCCAACCCGATTGGCTTATCGGTGATCCGGTTGGACAAAATTGAAAAAACGACCCTCCATATCAGGGATCTCGATATAATTGACGGAACGCCGCTTCTGGATATCAAACCGTACGTACCCGATTTCGAATCCGATGATAAGTACCGGATCGGGTGGTTGACCGGAAAGGTCCAGCGATACGACCGAGCCGACGCCGATAACCGGTTTGAGGACAATGAATGA
- a CDS encoding sodium:solute symporter family protein, which translates to MLYFWVIMAYLVILIGVGAWRSKLVKTQDDFMVAGRRLPARVLIGTLLATWIGSGSIIGGAGLAYEKGLSALWFDAGVWVALIVLYFVAGRARRFGQYTVPDILEARYNRNARLLGTIVTIVAYTAIVSYQFRAGGMVLNLVTGISVDTGIIITAVFVIGYTVLAGLISVVYTDVVNGLIMIIGLFVALPFLWSDAGGWSGLTARLPETHFRILGEMSLSEALSYSLPTMLLLLGESGMYQRFFSARDETAARRAVVGWLAGTVVIETLIIFLAVIGSAVFIGLDSEMVILHSVRHGLPVVAGCLTLAAIVAVIVSTADSFLLVPATNIMHDIYQRFINPGLPQKKIVLYSRVVVIILGLIAFIQVRFFEKVLEMAIYAYTMYGVGLTPAIMAAFFWKRATAAGGVTSIVSGMLVTLVWEIAGQPWEIPTVYPALGISLLSLLAVSFFTSPPNTEKWQPFFRRP; encoded by the coding sequence ATGCTCTATTTCTGGGTGATAATGGCCTACCTGGTTATCCTGATCGGGGTCGGCGCCTGGCGCAGTAAACTGGTCAAAACGCAGGACGATTTTATGGTGGCCGGCCGGAGACTTCCGGCCCGGGTGCTGATCGGGACTCTTCTGGCTACCTGGATCGGTTCCGGATCGATAATCGGTGGAGCCGGGCTGGCCTATGAGAAAGGCTTGTCGGCGCTGTGGTTCGATGCCGGGGTCTGGGTGGCTTTGATTGTCCTTTACTTCGTAGCCGGGCGGGCCAGGAGGTTCGGCCAGTACACCGTACCCGATATTCTCGAAGCCCGCTATAACCGGAATGCCCGCCTGCTGGGAACCATCGTAACGATTGTGGCCTACACCGCCATTGTCAGCTATCAGTTCCGGGCGGGCGGCATGGTTCTTAATCTGGTGACCGGGATCTCGGTCGATACCGGCATAATTATTACGGCCGTTTTCGTGATTGGCTATACCGTCCTGGCGGGGCTGATATCGGTTGTCTATACCGATGTCGTCAACGGCCTCATCATGATAATCGGGCTGTTTGTCGCCCTGCCGTTTCTATGGAGCGATGCCGGCGGATGGAGCGGTTTAACGGCCCGACTGCCGGAGACTCATTTCCGGATATTGGGCGAAATGAGTCTGTCCGAGGCGCTGAGTTACTCCCTGCCGACTATGCTTCTTCTGCTGGGCGAGTCGGGGATGTACCAGCGATTTTTCTCAGCCCGTGATGAAACCGCCGCCCGGCGGGCGGTGGTTGGCTGGCTGGCCGGAACGGTGGTTATCGAAACCCTGATTATTTTCCTGGCAGTTATCGGAAGTGCCGTTTTTATCGGCCTTGATTCGGAAATGGTCATTCTCCATTCCGTCCGCCACGGTCTGCCGGTTGTAGCCGGATGTCTCACCCTGGCCGCCATTGTAGCCGTGATTGTTTCTACCGCCGATTCCTTTCTGCTGGTCCCGGCGACCAATATCATGCATGATATTTACCAGCGGTTTATCAATCCGGGACTTCCACAGAAAAAAATAGTCCTGTATTCCCGGGTGGTGGTTATCATACTCGGCCTGATCGCTTTTATCCAGGTCCGCTTTTTCGAAAAAGTGCTTGAGATGGCTATTTATGCCTATACCATGTACGGCGTTGGCCTAACCCCCGCAATCATGGCGGCCTTTTTCTGGAAACGGGCGACCGCGGCCGGGGGAGTGACATCGATTGTCTCCGGGATGCTGGTGACACTGGTCTGGGAAATTGCCGGGCAGCCGTGGGAAATACCAACGGTGTACCCGGCCCTGGGGATTTCACTTCTCAGCTTGTTGGCAGTTTCATTTTTTACGTCACCTCCGAACACGGAAAAATGGCAGCCGTTCTTCCGACGGCCATAG
- a CDS encoding superoxide dismutase: MKTHLLMVLLTAGILILLPPISRSHCQIPCGIYDDAMRYDMLEEHITTIEKSMNQINELSAASEINYNQLVRWITNKEDHCGKFMDIVWQYFMTQRIKPTAVDAGEEYNGYITQLTTMHEMLVTAMKCKQTTDTANTDRLKELVAKSKQLYFKDHGHEH; encoded by the coding sequence ATGAAAACCCACCTGTTGATGGTATTGCTGACGGCGGGTATCCTGATATTATTGCCGCCGATCTCCCGGTCCCATTGCCAAATCCCCTGCGGGATTTATGATGATGCCATGCGCTATGATATGCTCGAGGAACATATCACGACGATCGAGAAATCGATGAACCAGATCAATGAGCTTTCAGCCGCCTCGGAGATAAACTATAACCAGCTGGTGCGCTGGATCACCAACAAGGAAGATCACTGCGGAAAATTCATGGACATCGTCTGGCAGTATTTCATGACGCAACGGATCAAGCCGACGGCGGTCGATGCCGGTGAGGAATACAATGGTTATATCACCCAGTTAACGACTATGCATGAAATGCTGGTAACGGCCATGAAATGCAAACAGACGACCGACACGGCCAACACCGACCGGCTTAAGGAACTGGTAGCGAAATCAAAACAGCTTTATTTTAAGGACCACGGTCACGAACACTAA
- a CDS encoding response regulator transcription factor — MRTRILLADDHKLFTDGLRSLLAERADFEVIGEAGDGLTAVDLAREKKPHIILMDISMGGLNGIEATRRILADHPKIRIVMLSMHSDRRYVVESFRAGAAGYLLKDSALDELITALQTVLRNDYYLSSGITNIVIRDYIKLTDDEQTTAFSLLSSREREVLQLVAEGKSTKEIAAFLNLSVKTIETHRKQIMEKLNIHSVAELTKYAIREGLTRLE, encoded by the coding sequence ATGAGGACCCGAATACTTCTGGCCGATGATCACAAATTGTTCACCGACGGCTTGCGTTCGCTTTTGGCCGAACGGGCTGATTTCGAAGTAATCGGCGAAGCGGGTGACGGATTAACCGCCGTTGATCTGGCCAGGGAAAAGAAACCCCATATCATCCTGATGGATATTTCCATGGGAGGATTAAACGGTATCGAGGCGACCCGGAGGATTCTGGCCGACCATCCCAAAATCCGAATTGTCATGTTGTCGATGCATTCCGACCGGAGATATGTAGTCGAATCTTTTAGAGCCGGGGCGGCCGGGTATCTGCTGAAGGATTCCGCCCTCGATGAATTGATAACCGCCCTTCAGACGGTTCTGCGAAACGATTACTATCTGAGTAGCGGTATCACGAATATCGTCATCCGCGATTATATAAAATTGACCGATGATGAGCAGACCACCGCCTTTTCTCTTCTCAGCAGTCGTGAACGTGAGGTTTTACAGTTGGTGGCCGAAGGGAAATCCACCAAAGAAATCGCCGCCTTTTTAAATCTCAGTGTTAAAACCATCGAAACCCATCGCAAGCAAATAATGGAAAAACTGAATATTCACAGTGTCGCTGAGTTGACCAAATATGCCATTCGCGAGGGTTTGACCAGGCTGGAATAA